One genomic window of Halolamina sediminis includes the following:
- a CDS encoding DNA-3-methyladenine glycosylase family protein: MESGRIDVSTLDGPFDLQSTLESGQSYLWERADGDGYTESAAHGGDAWYETVLPSTPGLVDQPTVVRARQRGSVDAGTIEWEAGGVPADAGGDGPAAPTESVDGESILTHLLRLDDDLTAIYDATDDGALLSRAYDRYRGLRLVRDPAFPCLISFICSAQMRVSRIFGMQRSLRESYGTPVELGDRTLYAYPTPEALAARTEDELRELSLGYRAPYVQRTAEMVASGEAHPDDARGLPYEEAREALTQFVGVGDKVADCVLLFSLGYLQAIPLDTWIQTAIGDYFPDCEGGNYAETSRAIRDRLGAGLAEREEPFGESGPDAYAGYAQTYVFHHLRTDGD; the protein is encoded by the coding sequence ATGGAGTCGGGCCGGATCGACGTTTCGACACTCGACGGACCGTTCGACCTGCAGTCGACCCTGGAGAGCGGGCAGAGCTACCTCTGGGAGCGCGCCGACGGCGACGGCTACACCGAGTCCGCCGCCCACGGCGGCGACGCGTGGTACGAAACCGTCCTCCCGTCGACGCCCGGGCTGGTCGACCAGCCCACGGTCGTCCGCGCCCGGCAGCGCGGCAGTGTCGACGCCGGGACGATCGAGTGGGAGGCCGGCGGCGTTCCGGCGGACGCAGGCGGTGACGGGCCCGCGGCGCCGACCGAGTCGGTCGACGGCGAGTCGATCCTCACGCACCTGCTCCGGCTCGACGACGACCTCACGGCGATCTACGACGCGACCGACGACGGCGCGTTGCTCTCGCGGGCGTACGACCGCTACCGCGGGCTGCGGCTCGTCCGGGACCCTGCCTTCCCCTGCCTGATCTCGTTCATCTGTTCGGCGCAGATGCGCGTGAGCCGGATCTTCGGGATGCAGCGGTCGCTCCGGGAGAGCTACGGCACGCCGGTCGAGCTGGGCGACCGAACGCTGTACGCCTACCCGACGCCCGAGGCGCTGGCCGCGCGGACCGAGGACGAACTGCGGGAGCTGAGTCTGGGCTACCGCGCGCCGTACGTCCAGCGCACCGCCGAGATGGTGGCGTCGGGCGAGGCCCACCCCGACGACGCGCGCGGCCTGCCGTACGAGGAGGCCCGGGAGGCGCTCACCCAGTTCGTCGGCGTCGGCGACAAGGTGGCCGACTGCGTGCTGCTGTTCTCTCTGGGCTACCTGCAGGCGATCCCGCTGGACACGTGGATCCAGACGGCGATCGGCGACTACTTCCCCGACTGCGAGGGCGGCAACTACGCCGAGACCTCGCGGGCGATCCGGGACCGCCTCGGCGCCGGGCTGGCCGAGCGCGAAGAGCCGTTCGGCGAGAGCGGCCCCGACGCGTACGCGGGCTACGCCCAGACGTACGTGTTCCACCACCTCCGGACCGACGGCGACTGA
- a CDS encoding universal stress protein, giving the protein MYDDILVPTDGSPAATDAIDHAVSLAETYDATIHALYVVDASAFSSIESGSELVIDALEEEGQRAVNEVVDAAEAAGVEVKTHVVSGTAYRRILDYVDSEGVDLVVMGTHGRSGVERFLLGSVTERVVRTSDVPVLTIRHKAEEEA; this is encoded by the coding sequence ATGTACGACGACATCCTCGTTCCCACCGACGGAAGCCCCGCCGCGACCGACGCGATCGACCACGCCGTCTCGCTGGCGGAGACGTACGACGCCACTATCCACGCGCTGTACGTCGTCGACGCCAGCGCGTTCTCCTCGATCGAGTCCGGCTCCGAACTCGTGATCGACGCGCTGGAGGAGGAGGGCCAGCGCGCGGTCAACGAGGTCGTCGACGCCGCCGAGGCCGCGGGCGTCGAAGTGAAGACCCACGTCGTCTCCGGCACCGCCTACCGCCGCATCCTCGACTACGTCGACAGCGAGGGCGTCGATCTAGTCGTGATGGGCACCCACGGCCGCAGCGGCGTCGAGCGGTTCCTGCTCGGCAGCGTCACCGAGCGCGTCGTCCGCACGTCGGACGTGCCCGTGCTCACGATCCGACACAAGGCCGAGGAGGAGGCCTAG
- a CDS encoding MBL fold metallo-hydrolase: MTTSDWGDWLPRAIESADPNSVAVWYLGCNGFVLKGSEGTTLFVDPYLGTGDPPRTVRMIPVPFDPADVTDADAVFATHEHSDHVHGESQAPILEATGAPFVAPDASLAAARENQTWEDRWALDGDQFQEVAEGDVLEVGEFTVHVVEVNDPDAEHPVGYVFEHDAGTVIHPGDSRPADSFERLGREFDIDLGIVAFGSAGMIPDKETREPKYTKWYNDEGEAVEAASALRVDRLLPTHWDMWKGLTADPTALHEHVDSFEHPRALELVEIGDRVDL, encoded by the coding sequence ATGACTACGAGCGACTGGGGCGACTGGCTCCCTCGCGCGATCGAGTCGGCCGACCCGAACTCCGTCGCAGTCTGGTATCTCGGCTGTAACGGGTTCGTGTTGAAGGGGAGCGAGGGGACGACACTGTTCGTCGACCCGTACCTCGGCACCGGCGACCCACCGCGGACGGTTCGGATGATTCCCGTCCCGTTCGATCCCGCGGACGTGACCGACGCCGACGCGGTGTTCGCGACCCACGAGCACAGCGACCACGTCCACGGCGAGTCGCAGGCGCCGATCCTCGAAGCCACGGGCGCGCCCTTCGTCGCCCCCGACGCGTCGCTCGCGGCCGCACGCGAGAACCAAACTTGGGAGGATCGCTGGGCGCTCGACGGCGATCAGTTCCAAGAGGTCGCCGAGGGCGACGTACTGGAGGTGGGCGAGTTCACGGTCCACGTCGTCGAAGTGAACGATCCCGACGCCGAGCACCCGGTGGGGTACGTGTTCGAACACGACGCCGGGACGGTGATCCACCCCGGCGACTCCCGGCCGGCGGACTCCTTCGAGCGGTTGGGTCGGGAGTTCGACATCGACCTCGGGATCGTCGCGTTCGGGAGCGCGGGGATGATCCCGGACAAGGAGACGCGGGAGCCCAAGTACACCAAGTGGTACAACGACGAGGGGGAGGCCGTCGAGGCCGCGAGCGCGCTCCGGGTCGACCGACTACTGCCGACCCACTGGGACATGTGGAAGGGGCTCACCGCCGACCCGACCGCGCTCCACGAGCACGTCGACTCCTTCGAGCACCCGCGAGCGCTGGAGCTGGTCGAGATCGGCGACCGCGTCGATCTCTGA
- a CDS encoding carbonic anhydrase, translating to MDETFLDMLDRNADHAAAFDDRFDELQHGQQPDAVTVCCSDSRVLQDHIWGNDEPGHLFSCGNIGNRVVQRTDAGPRVSGDVLYPLAHTDTDLAVVLGHTGCGAVTATYDHLTDGVSEPAGIEHCIDLLAPGLEPGVETLPDGLENDEAVNRLVEYNVDRQVEFLLDSDDVDGSVQVVGAVYDFQDVYDGRRGEVHVINVDGETDPECLRDRHPAIDSRVDRLWTY from the coding sequence ATGGACGAGACGTTCCTCGACATGCTGGACCGCAACGCCGACCACGCCGCGGCGTTCGACGACCGATTCGACGAGCTCCAGCACGGACAGCAGCCGGACGCGGTGACGGTCTGCTGTTCGGACTCCCGGGTGCTACAGGACCACATCTGGGGGAACGACGAGCCGGGCCACCTGTTCAGCTGTGGCAACATCGGGAACCGCGTCGTCCAGCGGACCGACGCCGGCCCGCGCGTCTCCGGCGACGTGCTCTACCCGCTGGCACACACCGACACTGACCTCGCCGTCGTGCTCGGCCACACTGGCTGCGGGGCGGTGACGGCGACGTACGACCACCTCACCGACGGCGTCTCGGAGCCGGCAGGGATCGAACACTGCATCGACCTGCTCGCGCCGGGGCTGGAGCCGGGCGTCGAGACGCTCCCGGACGGGCTGGAGAACGACGAGGCTGTGAACCGGCTCGTCGAGTACAACGTCGATCGGCAGGTCGAGTTCCTGCTCGACAGCGACGACGTCGACGGGAGCGTGCAGGTCGTCGGCGCGGTGTACGACTTCCAAGACGTGTACGACGGCCGACGGGGCGAGGTCCACGTGATCAACGTCGACGGCGAGACCGACCCCGAATGCCTCCGCGATCGCCACCCGGCGATCGACTCGCGGGTGGACCGGCTCTGGACGTACTGA
- a CDS encoding 2Fe-2S iron-sulfur cluster-binding protein, producing MTEHTVEFVGTGETIEVPETRPILQVCMEEGIAQEYSCRVGMCLACSAEIIEGEVEQTVVEQRALTEEEAENYALTCMARPKSDLKLDRGSYPPSIEDAEADAVDAAADDD from the coding sequence ATGACCGAGCACACCGTGGAGTTCGTCGGTACCGGCGAGACCATCGAGGTTCCCGAGACCCGGCCGATCCTGCAGGTCTGCATGGAGGAGGGGATCGCTCAGGAGTACTCCTGTCGCGTGGGGATGTGTCTGGCCTGTTCTGCGGAGATTATCGAGGGCGAGGTCGAGCAGACCGTCGTCGAACAGCGCGCGCTCACCGAGGAGGAGGCCGAGAACTACGCGCTGACGTGTATGGCCCGCCCCAAGTCTGACCTCAAACTCGACCGCGGGAGCTACCCGCCGAGCATCGAGGACGCCGAGGCCGACGCTGTCGACGCCGCAGCGGACGACGACTGA
- a CDS encoding METTL5 family protein, with amino-acid sequence MGKRALAERLHGLAGFRDPDVTLEQYPTPPDLAAHLLHLAGLQGDIAGRTVLDLGAGTGLLALAAACRDPTRVVGLERDADALAVARENERAVAAGTPVDWLRADATHPPLPADSVSTVVTNPPFGAQSGNEGADRAFLRTAASVAGVSYSIHNAGSQAFVESFAADEGGDVTHAFAAEFEIPRLYDHHERERAEIEVEVFRIEWA; translated from the coding sequence ATGGGCAAACGGGCGCTGGCCGAACGACTCCACGGGCTCGCGGGCTTTCGCGACCCCGACGTGACCCTCGAACAGTACCCGACGCCGCCGGATCTCGCAGCACACCTTCTCCACCTCGCGGGTCTCCAGGGCGACATCGCCGGCCGGACAGTACTCGACCTCGGCGCCGGCACGGGACTGCTCGCACTCGCGGCCGCCTGTCGCGATCCCACCCGCGTGGTGGGGCTCGAACGCGACGCCGACGCGCTCGCGGTCGCCCGCGAGAACGAGCGCGCAGTCGCCGCCGGAACGCCCGTCGACTGGCTCCGCGCCGACGCGACCCACCCGCCACTCCCCGCGGACTCTGTCTCGACGGTCGTGACGAACCCGCCGTTCGGCGCCCAGTCGGGCAACGAGGGCGCCGACCGGGCGTTTCTCCGGACCGCGGCGTCGGTCGCGGGCGTCTCCTACTCGATCCACAACGCCGGGAGCCAGGCGTTCGTCGAGTCCTTCGCCGCCGACGAGGGCGGCGACGTGACCCACGCCTTCGCCGCGGAGTTCGAGATCCCCCGGCTGTACGACCACCACGAGCGCGAGCGGGCGGAGATCGAGGTCGAGGTATTCCGGATCGAGTGGGCCTAG
- a CDS encoding S9 family peptidase, with translation MSDTPYGEWNSPVAAADVAADTLRFGPVAVDDGSVYWLERRPDEEGRGVVVRADGDGSDPVEVTPDDADVRTLVHEYGGGDFAVQDGTVFYAAFDDQRLYRLDPDGEPEPITPEPETERGQRYADVEVSPDGERLYAVRERHEGDDAEDVVNELVTLPADGSEAPAVVASGHDFYSFPRLDPDGERLAWTTWDHPRMPWDGTELHVADVGDDSSLSGERVVMGGPEESVFQPGWSPDGRLHAVSDRTGWWNLYELDAAGDDEPRNRTPEDAEFGVPQWSFGSATYAFLEDGRVAVLRNSDGEWSLCLLDEDDELRAADLPFSAYPHARIATDGGALAFVAGGPTTPGTVARWTPGDGEPTALQQSFSLDLDAGMVAEPEHVDVPTRDGETTHAYYYPPTNADERAPESEDPPLVTMVHGGPTSQTLPVANLAIQYYTTRGFAVADVNYRGSTGYGRDYRDALQGEWGVLDTADVVDTAEYLAETGRADPDRLAITGGSAGGYAVLCALSFHDTFDAGASHYGVADLEALATGTHKFESRYLDGLVGPLPEAREIYEDRSPAFHATEIDAPLLLLQGGEDRVVPQEQAEDMVDALVETETPYAYALFPEERHGFRTAEASRRALELELAFYGETFGFEPADEIPEIKLHEGQRSVRRVE, from the coding sequence ATGTCCGACACACCGTACGGCGAGTGGAACTCTCCCGTCGCCGCGGCCGACGTGGCCGCCGACACGCTCCGTTTCGGCCCCGTCGCAGTGGACGACGGCAGCGTCTACTGGCTGGAACGACGACCCGACGAGGAAGGAAGAGGTGTCGTCGTCCGGGCGGACGGCGACGGCAGCGATCCCGTCGAAGTGACCCCGGACGACGCCGACGTGCGCACGCTGGTCCACGAGTACGGCGGCGGCGACTTCGCGGTGCAGGACGGCACCGTGTTCTACGCCGCGTTCGACGATCAGCGACTCTACCGGCTCGATCCCGACGGCGAGCCCGAACCGATCACCCCAGAGCCGGAGACCGAACGCGGTCAGCGCTACGCCGACGTGGAGGTATCCCCCGACGGCGAGCGCCTCTACGCGGTCCGGGAGCGCCACGAAGGTGACGACGCCGAGGACGTGGTCAACGAGCTCGTCACGCTGCCCGCGGACGGCAGCGAGGCGCCCGCGGTCGTCGCGTCGGGCCACGACTTCTACTCGTTCCCGCGGCTCGACCCCGACGGCGAGCGCCTCGCGTGGACGACGTGGGACCACCCGCGGATGCCGTGGGACGGCACCGAACTCCACGTCGCCGACGTGGGCGACGACAGCTCCCTCTCCGGGGAGCGCGTGGTCATGGGTGGCCCCGAGGAGTCGGTGTTCCAGCCCGGCTGGAGCCCGGACGGTCGGCTCCACGCCGTCTCGGACCGGACGGGCTGGTGGAACCTCTACGAACTCGACGCCGCGGGCGACGACGAGCCCCGGAACCGAACGCCCGAGGACGCGGAGTTCGGCGTCCCGCAGTGGTCGTTCGGCTCGGCGACGTACGCGTTCCTCGAAGACGGCCGCGTCGCGGTGCTCCGCAACAGCGACGGCGAGTGGTCGCTCTGCCTGCTCGACGAGGACGACGAACTGCGAGCGGCCGATCTCCCGTTCTCGGCGTACCCCCACGCCCGGATCGCGACCGACGGCGGGGCGCTGGCGTTCGTCGCCGGCGGACCGACGACGCCCGGGACGGTCGCCCGCTGGACGCCCGGCGACGGCGAGCCAACCGCCCTCCAGCAGTCGTTCTCGCTCGACCTCGACGCGGGAATGGTCGCCGAGCCCGAACACGTCGACGTGCCCACGCGGGACGGCGAGACGACCCACGCCTACTACTATCCGCCGACGAACGCCGACGAACGCGCGCCCGAGAGCGAAGATCCGCCGCTGGTGACGATGGTCCACGGCGGTCCGACGAGCCAGACCCTGCCCGTCGCGAACCTCGCGATCCAGTACTACACCACCCGGGGCTTCGCAGTCGCGGACGTGAACTACCGCGGCTCGACGGGGTACGGCCGCGACTACCGCGACGCGCTGCAGGGCGAGTGGGGCGTGCTCGACACCGCCGACGTGGTCGACACCGCGGAGTACCTCGCAGAGACCGGCCGTGCGGACCCGGACCGCCTCGCGATCACCGGCGGCAGCGCCGGCGGCTACGCGGTGCTCTGTGCGCTTTCGTTCCACGACACGTTCGACGCCGGCGCGAGCCACTACGGCGTCGCCGACCTCGAAGCGCTCGCGACGGGCACCCACAAGTTCGAGTCGCGCTACCTCGACGGGCTGGTCGGCCCGCTGCCCGAGGCGCGGGAAATCTACGAGGACCGCTCGCCGGCGTTCCACGCCACGGAGATCGACGCGCCGCTGCTGCTGCTGCAGGGCGGCGAGGACCGCGTGGTCCCCCAAGAGCAGGCCGAGGACATGGTGGACGCGCTGGTGGAGACCGAGACACCCTACGCCTACGCGCTGTTCCCCGAGGAGCGTCACGGCTTCCGGACCGCGGAAGCGAGTCGGCGGGCGCTCGAACTCGAACTCGCGTTCTACGGGGAGACGTTCGGCTTCGAGCCAGCCGACGAGATCCCCGAGATCAAGCTCCACGAGGGGCAGCGCTCGGTTCGGCGGGTGGAGTAG
- a CDS encoding transcription initiation factor IIB: MERPSRERQRESEEEDESADEVLTCPECGSDEVVTDDDQGELVCDDCGLVLDERQIDRGPEWRAFNHSERQSKSRVGAPITETMHDRGLTTTIDWKDKDAYGRSLSSEKRSQMHRLRKWQERIRTKDAGERNLQFALSEVDRMASALGVPRSVREVASVIYRRALNEDLIRGRSIEGVATAALYAACRQEGIPRSLDEVAEVSRVPQKEIGRTYRYISQELGLELKPVDPKQFVPRFASELGLSEEVQSKATEIIDVSAEQGLLSGKSPTGFAAAAIYAASLLCNEKKTQREVADVAQVTEVTIRNRYQEQIEAMGFR, translated from the coding sequence ATGGAACGTCCCAGCCGGGAGCGACAGCGGGAGTCCGAGGAGGAGGACGAGTCGGCCGACGAGGTTCTCACCTGCCCGGAGTGTGGGTCCGACGAGGTCGTCACCGACGACGACCAGGGCGAACTTGTCTGCGACGATTGCGGGCTGGTGCTCGACGAGCGCCAGATCGACCGCGGCCCGGAGTGGCGGGCGTTCAACCACTCCGAGCGCCAGAGCAAGTCCCGAGTGGGCGCGCCGATCACGGAGACGATGCACGATCGCGGGCTGACGACGACGATCGACTGGAAGGACAAGGACGCCTACGGTCGGTCGCTCTCCTCCGAGAAGCGCAGCCAGATGCACCGCCTGCGGAAGTGGCAGGAGCGCATCCGGACGAAGGACGCCGGCGAGCGGAACCTCCAGTTCGCGCTCTCGGAGGTCGACCGGATGGCCTCCGCGCTGGGCGTCCCCCGCTCCGTCCGCGAGGTCGCGTCGGTGATCTATCGCCGCGCGCTCAACGAGGACCTGATCCGCGGCCGGTCGATCGAGGGCGTCGCGACCGCGGCACTGTACGCCGCCTGTCGGCAGGAGGGGATCCCGCGCAGCCTCGACGAGGTCGCGGAGGTCTCTCGCGTCCCACAGAAGGAGATCGGCCGCACCTACCGCTACATCTCCCAGGAGCTCGGTCTCGAACTCAAGCCCGTCGACCCCAAGCAGTTCGTCCCGCGGTTCGCCTCCGAACTCGGCCTGAGCGAGGAGGTCCAGTCGAAGGCCACCGAGATCATCGACGTCTCCGCCGAACAGGGGCTGCTCTCGGGCAAATCCCCGACCGGGTTCGCTGCCGCGGCCATCTACGCCGCCTCGCTGCTCTGTAACGAGAAGAAGACCCAACGCGAAGTTGCCGACGTAGCGCAGGTTACGGAGGTCACCATCCGGAACCGCTATCAAGAACAGATCGAAGCGATGGGCTTCCGGTAG
- a CDS encoding rhodanese-like domain-containing protein produces the protein MTESQADAPAVDAAELAAWQRDGRSFTVLDVRNRDEFEAWHVDAEAIQIPHQQFIAARARGTTDERVPAAPQSSSAAASTASASASSMLGG, from the coding sequence ATGACCGAGAGCCAAGCCGACGCGCCGGCGGTCGACGCCGCCGAACTCGCGGCGTGGCAGCGCGACGGTCGGTCGTTCACCGTGCTCGACGTGCGAAACCGCGACGAGTTCGAGGCGTGGCACGTCGACGCCGAGGCGATCCAGATCCCCCACCAGCAGTTCATCGCCGCGCGGGCGAGAGGGACGACCGACGAGCGCGTCCCGGCCGCGCCTCAGTCGTCGTCCGCTGCGGCGTCGACAGCGTCGGCCTCGGCGTCCTCGATGCTCGGCGGGTAG
- a CDS encoding flippase activity-associated protein Agl23 — protein MRRLDRVERAVVALTALAVLARLVGIGARPFHWDEARVGYWTLRSLETGVYEYRPVAGGPFLYVVGRQLFALGLTSDAAARLPVALIGGLLPLAALLFRRATDRESHGGLSGTESVALAGLLAFAPPLLYYSRVLRGDLPLAAFSLAAVGFAWRAWDRDSHRSLYAAAAAVGLALTTSGFVVAVLGCWLLAAVLTLDEARVRGEGSGALRERVRSVADRIASGSVALLRAAAITVVVTIAFYLPRGRIDLGDPATLLTALEAGTVGAGKRFLSVRVLGRHAPPTYTNDHALLPFVAGTAEVLLAAALPVVALAVWGFFRERYAGRSRPLVNFAAYWAGAGLLLFPVASEVNEPWLAVHVLAPATIPAAVGLAALWRTAAESVTVGDAARVAAALLLLSAVGVHSGAVIAGEVYDDPAAGDALPGGAQPGAEYRTGLSAIEGAVAGSDGTNVLYVGESLTVDDETVLDQPPVPERARDAFSTRLPLSWYVERAGAGTESVASPSAMSASAPPVVVTTSEHRLAVDDRLSGYESYTIEQGLTNRRLIVFVAA, from the coding sequence ATGCGCCGACTCGATCGGGTCGAGCGGGCCGTCGTCGCGCTGACGGCGCTGGCCGTCCTCGCCCGGCTGGTCGGCATCGGGGCGCGCCCGTTCCACTGGGACGAGGCCCGGGTCGGCTACTGGACGCTCCGCTCGCTCGAAACGGGCGTCTACGAGTACCGTCCCGTCGCCGGCGGGCCGTTCCTCTACGTCGTCGGCCGACAGCTGTTCGCGCTCGGGCTCACGAGCGACGCCGCCGCCCGACTCCCCGTCGCGCTGATCGGCGGCCTGCTCCCGCTCGCCGCGTTACTGTTCCGGCGGGCGACGGATCGGGAGTCCCACGGCGGCCTCTCCGGGACCGAGAGCGTCGCGCTCGCGGGGCTGCTCGCGTTCGCGCCGCCGCTGCTGTACTACTCTCGCGTCCTCCGGGGCGACCTGCCGCTAGCGGCGTTCTCGCTGGCCGCCGTCGGCTTCGCGTGGCGCGCGTGGGACCGGGACAGCCACCGTTCGCTGTACGCCGCGGCCGCGGCGGTCGGGCTCGCACTCACCACCTCGGGGTTCGTGGTCGCGGTGCTCGGCTGCTGGCTGCTCGCTGCCGTTCTCACGCTCGACGAGGCACGCGTCCGGGGCGAGGGTTCGGGCGCACTCCGCGAGCGCGTCCGCTCGGTCGCCGACAGGATCGCGTCGGGGTCCGTCGCGCTGCTCCGCGCCGCCGCGATCACGGTCGTCGTCACGATCGCGTTCTACCTCCCGCGAGGGCGGATCGACCTCGGCGATCCGGCGACGCTGCTGACGGCGCTCGAAGCCGGCACCGTCGGCGCGGGAAAGCGGTTCCTCTCGGTCCGCGTCCTCGGCCGGCACGCGCCGCCGACGTACACCAACGACCACGCGCTGCTCCCGTTCGTCGCCGGGACTGCCGAGGTGCTGCTGGCGGCGGCGCTACCGGTCGTCGCCCTCGCCGTCTGGGGGTTCTTCCGGGAGCGCTACGCCGGGCGGTCGCGGCCGCTGGTGAACTTCGCCGCCTACTGGGCCGGCGCGGGGCTGCTACTGTTCCCCGTCGCGTCGGAGGTGAACGAACCGTGGCTCGCGGTTCACGTCCTCGCGCCGGCGACGATCCCCGCCGCCGTCGGGCTGGCGGCGCTGTGGCGGACGGCAGCCGAGAGCGTCACCGTCGGCGACGCCGCCCGGGTCGCGGCTGCGCTACTGCTCCTCTCGGCCGTCGGCGTCCACTCCGGCGCCGTGATCGCGGGCGAGGTGTACGACGACCCCGCGGCCGGCGACGCGCTCCCGGGGGGCGCCCAGCCGGGGGCCGAGTACCGGACGGGCCTGAGCGCGATAGAGGGGGCTGTCGCCGGAAGCGACGGGACGAACGTGCTCTACGTCGGTGAGTCGCTCACCGTCGACGACGAGACGGTGCTCGATCAGCCGCCGGTGCCTGAGCGGGCACGCGACGCGTTCAGCACCCGGCTCCCGCTGTCGTGGTACGTCGAACGCGCCGGCGCGGGGACCGAGAGCGTCGCTTCGCCGTCGGCGATGTCCGCCTCGGCGCCGCCGGTGGTCGTCACGACGTCCGAACACCGGCTCGCGGTCGACGACCGGCTGTCGGGCTACGAGTCGTACACGATCGAACAGGGGCTCACGAACCGACGGCTGATCGTGTTCGTTGCGGCCTGA